In a genomic window of Zootoca vivipara chromosome 5, rZooViv1.1, whole genome shotgun sequence:
- the LOC118096509 gene encoding mannose-binding protein isoform X2, producing the protein MYLQIFITLMLGTSPALTTASETNTCTVMACGNPGIPGLPGRDGKDGAKGEKGDQGVQVRGQQGFPGKAGPPGLPGIAGPPGQKGQNGETAVVMLQQVKVGEKFFVSIGEATFSNGKRLCENGGAALASPKNAAENAALAEIVKRNSKAVFLDINDIQTEGRFVYLNGAPLRYTNWKQGEPNNYGNKEDCVAVLDDGLWNDLDCERKTLIVCEL; encoded by the exons ATGTATCTTCAAATTTTCATCACCTTGATGCTGGGGACATCGCCGGCATTGACCACTGCTTCTGAAACAAACACTTGCACAGTAATGGCATGTGGCAACCCAGGAATACCCGGTTTACCAGGAAGAGATGGAAAAGATGGTGCCAAAGGAGAGAAGGGAGACCAAG GCGTCCAAGTGAGGGGCCAACAGGGTTTTCCTGGGAAGGCAGGGCCTCCTGGATTGCCTGGAATTGCAGGGCCCCCGGGCCAGAAAGGACAAAATGGAGAAACggcag TTGTGATGTTGCAGCAGGTGAAAGTCGGAGAGAAATTTTTTGTTTCAATTGGAGAAGCAACTTTCTCCAATGGAAAAAGACTGTGTGAAAATGGAGGGGCAGCCCTTGCCAGCCCGAAGAACGCAGCAGAAAATGCAGCCTTGGCAGAAATAGTAAAGAGGAATTCGAAGGCTGTTTTTCTCGATATCAACGATATCCAGACTGAAGGGAGATTCGTGTATCTGAATGGAGCACCCCTACGTTACACAAATTGGAAACAAGGAGAGCCCAATAACTATGGTAATAAAGAGGACTGTGTTGCAGTACTTGACGATGGACTGTGGAACGATTTGGATTGTGAACGGAAAACACTGATTGTTTGTGAACTGTAA
- the LOC118096509 gene encoding mannose-binding protein isoform X1, with product MYLQIFITLMLGTSPALTTASETNTCTVMACGNPGIPGLPGRDGKDGAKGEKGDQGVQVRGQQGFPGKAGPPGLPGIAGPPGQKGQNGETADITSTQQQVTALEKQVQTLQADLSKYKKIVMLQQVKVGEKFFVSIGEATFSNGKRLCENGGAALASPKNAAENAALAEIVKRNSKAVFLDINDIQTEGRFVYLNGAPLRYTNWKQGEPNNYGNKEDCVAVLDDGLWNDLDCERKTLIVCEL from the exons ATGTATCTTCAAATTTTCATCACCTTGATGCTGGGGACATCGCCGGCATTGACCACTGCTTCTGAAACAAACACTTGCACAGTAATGGCATGTGGCAACCCAGGAATACCCGGTTTACCAGGAAGAGATGGAAAAGATGGTGCCAAAGGAGAGAAGGGAGACCAAG GCGTCCAAGTGAGGGGCCAACAGGGTTTTCCTGGGAAGGCAGGGCCTCCTGGATTGCCTGGAATTGCAGGGCCCCCGGGCCAGAAAGGACAAAATGGAGAAACggcag ACATTACTTCCACTCAGCAACAAGTAACTGCTTTGGAAAAGCAAGTGCAGACTCTTCAAGCTGACCTTAGCAAGTACAAAAAGA TTGTGATGTTGCAGCAGGTGAAAGTCGGAGAGAAATTTTTTGTTTCAATTGGAGAAGCAACTTTCTCCAATGGAAAAAGACTGTGTGAAAATGGAGGGGCAGCCCTTGCCAGCCCGAAGAACGCAGCAGAAAATGCAGCCTTGGCAGAAATAGTAAAGAGGAATTCGAAGGCTGTTTTTCTCGATATCAACGATATCCAGACTGAAGGGAGATTCGTGTATCTGAATGGAGCACCCCTACGTTACACAAATTGGAAACAAGGAGAGCCCAATAACTATGGTAATAAAGAGGACTGTGTTGCAGTACTTGACGATGGACTGTGGAACGATTTGGATTGTGAACGGAAAACACTGATTGTTTGTGAACTGTAA